GTGTCACAATCAAGCAAAACATTAGAATTCAGAGCCCTGACTGACCTTGCAACTGAAGTAACTTAGGTTAGATCTCTATTGATTGAACTAAATTTACCAATGCTCAAAAAACCAATTCTATGGTGTGATAATCTAAGTGCCAAGTGAATTGCTTTTAATCCAGTCATGCACGCACGatccaagcacattgagataaATGTGCACTACATATATGATCAATTCCTACAAAATGaagtaaatgtgatatatgttCCTACTACTGATCAAATTACAGATTATTTGACTAAATCTCTCACTCATACAAGACCAACCAAAACCAGCAATCCCACAACTCTGTTTTGAGCAACAAAGTTATAGTATGCATATGTTTCACCGAGTGGAGCAATTACATATATGAATCAATCATGTATTTTCATTAAAAGATGACAAGTAATGAACTCGTAATCAACCATGTATTTGACTATGTCACCACCAATTTGAGACAGAGAGTTagacaaaatcaaatattatgttCAATATCATATTGTTTATGACtcttgattttttatattcacaatattaatttttatttattatgtaatattacAGTAATTATTGTAATCATTTATCATCATCCGTTTAGGATAATATTTGTTCTTATTAGCACAATTATAATATGATCAAtgcaaattatataattcaatacatatttttatcttatatatatatatatatatatatatatatatatatatatatatatatatatatatatatatatatatatatatatattatattatattatgggATAACAAACTAACCagattgattttcttttcaagtttATTGGATTCTCACTTGTTTAAGTTCTAAAATCTAaatgattttcatttatttttttcttcaaaattggacaaatttaattattattatcattctttcaaatataaataatgaattcTCTCATATTCTGTCAAATTTCTCGatcacttcaatttttttaagtaacatTATTTTCTATATCTATTATGATCGACGATAGTTTTAAATTGATGTAGTATATGTTGAAACTTCTCTACTATatcaaaaaacatatttatatccTATATTATTACTCATTTAtatcctatatatatatatatatatatatattctctgtAAAACACGGTGAAGGTAAGAGAGCAGATGGCCATGGCCCTCAACTTGAAAATCAAACTGTATCATGACTTTGAATCCCTTTGTTCCTGCGTTGGCCTTAACCTTCACCATCTTCCATTttcctctctctcattcttcccCTACGAAGACCACGACCTTCTATGCGCAATCTCCGAAGCAATCCAAGATTCCCAGAACAAACACAACCATGATTACTCTCAGAACCCAAGACTCCGGCGCATCCTCCCTTCCCTTACGACGCGCCACGTCGCCAACCTCATCACCCTCAACCCTCTCTCCCTCTCCCCTTCCTccctcctctccttcttcaacTACCTCGCATCGCGACCTCCCTTTCGCCACACGCTCCATTCCTACTGCACCATGCTGCACTTCCTCTACCTCCACCGAATGCTACCCGAAGCACACTCCCTTCTTTCCTTCCTTGTTTCGCGAAAAGGATCCAACTCCGcttcttcccttttctcttcCATTATCCGCACCATGCCTCCTCGTCACCACTCCGCTGGCATAGTCTTCGATGCTCTAATGTGCGCTTACGTTGATTCCGGGTTTATACCCGACGCTGTTGAGTGTTTCCGTTTGGTTACGAAGAATAAGTTCCCCGTCCCGGTTCGCGGTTGCGAGAATCTGCTTCGTCACGTGGTCAGGTTGAAACCCCTTGAAGTTGAGCGTTCCTGGGGTTTATATTTGGAGGTTTTGGATTCTGGGTATCCggcaaaaatttatttttttaacgttTTGATGCATGGGTTTTGCAAAGTTGGTGACGTTGGTAATGCGCGGTTGGTGTTCGATGAAATTCCCAAAAGGGGTTTGCGGCCGACGGTTGTTAGTTTTAATACTTTGATTAGTGGGTGTTGTAAAGTGGGGAATGTGGAGGAGGGTTTTCGGTTGAAGGGTGTTATGGAGAGTGAGGGAATATATCCTGATGTCTTCACTTTCAGCGCTTTGATCAATGGCTTGTGTAAGGAGGGTAGGTTGGATGAGGGGAGTCTTTTGTTTGATGAGATGCGCGGGAGAAGATTGGTTCCGAATGGTGTTACATTCACTACTTTGATTGATGGGCAGTGCAAAGGTGGGAAAGTTGACTTGGCTTTGAAGAATTTTCAGATGATGCTGGCTGAGGGTGTTAGACCTGACTTGGTTACGTATAATGCATTGCTCAATGGTCTATGTAAGGTTGGAGATTTAAAGGAGGCTAGGCGGCTTCTGGATGAGATGAGTGCGAGTGGTTTGAAGCCTGACAAGATCACCTTCACTACACTGATTGATGGATGTTGCAAGGATGGAGAAATGGAATCTGCGTTGGAGATTAAAAGGAGAATGGTTGAAGAGGGGATTGAACTTGATGATGTAGCTTTCACAGCGCTTATCTCTGGGCTTTGTAGAGATGGGAGAGTTCATGATGCGGAGAGAATGTTAAGAGACATGCTGAGTGCTGGTTTCAAACCGGATGATTCAACGTATACCATAGTAATTGATTGCTTTTGTAAGAAGGGTGATGTTAAGGCGGGATTCAAGTTGCTCAAGGAGATGCAACGCAATGGACATAGGCCAGGAGTTGTCACGTATAATGCGCTAATGAATGGAATGTGCAAGCAAGGTCAGATGAAAAATGCTAAAATGCTGTTAGATGCAATGCTTAATTTGGGGGTGGCTCCAAACGATATTACGTATAACATTTTACTAGATGGTCATTGCAAGCATGGAAGCTCAGTTGATGTTGACTCATTTAATTCTGAGAAAGGACTTGTTGCAGATTATGCTACATATAAAGCACTTCTTAATGAATCAAGTAATAATACTTCAAAAGATCGCCTAAAGAGATGATGGTTACTGATATATGTTTACCCGAACTGCAGTAATTGTTGGGCCTGGCTTACAGATAAAACATCATCAGAGTAAATCAAATGTAACCGCACTATCATCATTGAAGCAGAAAGAACAGGGCAGATAGGATATGTTCTCAATTTcatttttgtgtgattcttTATTTAATTGCCAGAATGGTAAAAGTACCATGCAAGAAGGCAAAGGAGGTAATTTTTCTTGCTTCGCTTTTGTATAGtggataataataataatgctaATTGAAGTTCTTTTGTCTGCTTCAGTGATTCCTTGCAAATAAAGCAACTTGGCTGCTATTGTCAATGCAAGAAGCCGAAGTTGCTTCTAACGGTTAAGGTGACTAGCTAAAGGGGAGGTTCCCAGATGATTCAGTTGCATTTCAATGGCTTTTTACTACCAGATATGGGTGCCAAGTTACTTCTTAAGGAAACACTTTGCTGATGGAACAAGCGACATGTATGGATGCTATTTATATGGAAGAATATGCCCCTTAAACAGAGCATGTGGAAGAATATGCCCCTTAAACAAATCATGTGGAAGAATATACACTCAGATTTGAGAGTATATAAGGTGAAAAAACCTCTTCTGTTtgattttcttattcttttgtttttcctttttgtcaTTTGGCTAGCTGCATACACGTTGGAAGCAGCAACAACACCTACCATAAGGTATTATCAGCACCCTTTTGCTTTCAGAAGTGGAAAGTGAAGGTAAGTCTTTGAAGAGAAGGAAAAATGGGTAGTTGTGGAAGGGAAGGTGTAGGGAAACAGTATATAAGATCAAAAGTCCCTCTTTTAAGATGGACTCTTGAACTGCATCGTTGTTTTGTTTATGCCATTGAAACTCTTGGAGACAATCATACTGAATACATTGTTTTCATTGTATAATTACTAATTTATTGATACGTAATACCAcatatagttaaattatttactaaagtaaaaaatttctaaacaaaaaaaaattcattatcctaagaaaatatatttgtattaattatttattgttattttttaattctactattttaaatcattttttacaaaaaaatatgttatttttaaatatcaatttatattataattattattaaaaacaatttgataatttttattttttatctattaaaatatttttttattataacattaatcaaatttctcataattttttataattttttataaattttacttctaaatttACTATCCATCActtctaaatcttttaaaataaaataacacttaatttattttaaaatcttctcAAATTTATCAATCTTTTCCAAATCATATCCCTTTGTCTCTACAGTGAACTCACATTTCAGCCCTTAATTTTCTCTTGTAGCTTCTGGCTCTCTCAGGCTTTATTCTTTTGTAGGGATTTGGGAGAGATGAATTGAAtagatttgagggtaatttttttattgtttttttagtaGATTTGTgagtaattgagagtggatttggaagtaaaatttgtgagaattagtgtatgatttgattgatgcgagagataaaaaatatttgtttgattggtagaaattgaagattaccaaaatgcccttagttattaaagtaatataaaatgataattgttaatgttatatttgattgtaaaaatgtttatataaaatgataatattaattattaaaattaattttaatattgtaaaaaatatttattttagtaaaataattttatttttaattgtaatatttttgtaattcaaCATCTAACTTTCTTTAACAAGATGCACTTTAGaatgaatatttattaattttttaacattactATAGCACATATGcagatttaaaataataaaaagaccTTATAACAAGAACTTTGGCATACTACTGACCAAGTTATGGTTTCTTAATACAATTCAGTGACGCATGTGCTATGTTTTCGTTCTTTCACGATAATCTATCAGCTACCTGCTCTGTAACGGAGAAGAGAGTCAATCCTCTGCAGCCTCAACTGCTTCTTGAACCTGTTGATGAAATCATCAGCTTTTGCGTCCACCTCTTCGTCTTCTCTACACGATGTCGCTTCAAACCCTCGCCGTTTGTGGTCTCCGTCTCTCcacctcctcttcctcttcatgTTCTATTGAGCCCCTCCTCTTGCTCGCCGATTTCGGCATCTCCGCCTTACCCGACCCGCCACTCGGATCCTCTCCCTGTATGGACTCCGATCTATACAGACGCGACAAGTTTAAGGACTGTAGCCGCTGCAAGAGCGAGGGATTCCGAACCAGTTCCGGTGTCCACCACCGAACATGGCGCCTGTAGCTTCATCGAACATGGCGCCTGCAGCTTCGTCAAACATGGCGCCTACAACTTTGTCCAACATGGCGCCTGCACCTCCACCACCAAGCTTTGAAATAAATGCTCCAAGGGAACCGAATAAGAAGACGTTGTAACCGAATCCATTATGAAACGCTACCCCAAACATAGAAGGAACCGAATACCAACGTTAGGAACCGAATACACCTTTCTTGTGCAGAATGAGAATCGAATAACCCCAACTGGGAATCGAATACGGGGTTTCATATAAACTCTTCACACTCCTGAAATCGAATACGAGTGGAGGGAACCGAATACACCTCCAACAAATTTTGTTTCAACCGCCACTGTTATTCATCTTCTGCAGCTTCAAACTCCTTTTCATCTTCAATCATAATCTTCATATGGCCATCTTTATTGCGTAAGGCTTCTCTCAAGCAATGAAACTCGGCAGCTCAAGAATCTTTGCTGAAGCACGTGCATACTCGTGAGTCCACAGTGAAAGGGTAAATCAGATATTGCACTGTAAATCCCTCCAAATCTCTTCGTTCTCGCGAGTGATCAAAAAGTGATGCATCCCGCAAATCGCAGCAATTCCTTCCTCGCTTTTCGTTTGAAGTGAACACAAAAATCATCACATTTCCTCGCTCACAAATCTGCGTAAACAGTGCGATCTGCTGAAGTGAACACAACGTCAATGTTTCTTTTAGATTAACCAATTGGCTGCACAACTCATTTTTTGTGGACACAAATTTGTGGAACTTTATGTTAGTTGTGAGTCAATCTTCTAAGTATATAGCTACGGATATGCTGCTGAGGACTCAAGTTTCATGCTCCCATCAGTGTAGTCCCTACTCTACTGGTATAGTCTAGTATTTAGAAGCTTCATCATTGGAAGATATCATCATCTGCAGAAGTACACTGATATTATCAGGTAGTTATTTCATAGGTGTGAATTATGTTGGGTccagaagaagacaactttGTATTTGGAGTCGAATTCTTTCAGGATTTTCAAGGCTTTCTTGATTTCTTTAATCCACGCCATTAGATTGCAATGTACTATTAGATGTATATATAAGTGATGTAAATGCTATATTATTGTCCAAACTACACAATAATATAGTTTGTTCATGGCTTCATGAATAAATTTAAGTGGTGTTTCGGTAGGGATTTTATGggaccgagacactaacctttcTGACGCTTGAATCATGTGCTCCACCTGCTCCTTTCGCCTGGACCACTCGGCTTCCATAGTATGACCGCTCGGTTGCTTCCTTGACATAGGAGGGAagtacctgcaaaagacactccaaCGCTCAAGTTATGAGCGGTTTTTAAGAACTGTTTATCACAATTTGTATTTAAGTCCTGATCGGACGTAAGTAGAATGTAAGTGGAACGTATCTGACTTTTAACCTTGGTCCTGTATTTATAGGTTATCACAAGCCTAATAAAATGTAAACAGACTTACCTTAAAATCTGGGCGGTTGCTCATAAACAGCTTTatgaatatctttaatcagatatctttgattattttaatttatgctaGGCTTTTGGTCCAAATATCATTTGAAGCAGTTGATTAACGCTATGGGCCCAATTACGATCCAATGCCTTGAAAATCATTTGACCAGATTGACTGTAACGAATGAACTGAACAGTCCTGATAGATAGACTAAACGGTGCTAAATGTTAACAGTTCGGTCTCCACTAGATATGATACAAGTGGTTTTCAAACAGTCATGAAAGAGTGATGGTACCCAAAGAGTAAAATGATTCAGCACATAACATCCTTTATTTTCTTGTAGTTGTTTTCTTATCATGACATTGATACGTTGTAATTATTGAAGGACTTGGTTGATTACTTTTAACAGATTTATCTTAGGAATGacaaattttttacataaataaaaaaataatatgtttgtGCTAACCATTGATATGAAATTTTCCTGATAATAAATTGACTATCCGGATATAAAATTtaggttttaaatttaatattacatGGATGCTATTATATATTGGAATCTTTCTATGTATTGAATGTGAAACTGACATCTGTCCCCATCCCCACGCTTAGTAGCCACCTGTTTGATCTTTTAATGTGATGACAAACATGCATGCTTctcatttttccattttattttctttcagcTTTTTATAGTAATTAAGATGAAATTTTTCACCTTAAtaactaaaaatgaaattttacaaAAACCACAAGTGTTCAAATTtagaaagtttaaaataatttaataattttacaaaatatacaaGTAGTCCTTGTAAAAAAAGTATACCAAAATGAAGAGAACTTTTAGAGTGAATAGAGTCccaccaataataataataaaaaaacaaaaaaactcaaataatttATGGCCACTCAATATATATGTGACCCATTGAATTGAAAGGGATGTCCAAGTGAGCCTCTTTCAGGCTTTGGTTCACAGCGGACCTTATGGTGGCAACAAGAGTTTAtccccatttttttttttatatttatataaattaatatataattttaaatattttttgaaacttTAATGTGGTCGGCGGCGAGGGTGGCCAGACGGTGGCCAACAAcggacgacggtggccgacgACGGAGGCCGGCGGTGGACGGTGGCCGACGGCGGGCAGCAGGCAGCCACGGGCAGCGGGCAGCGGCGGACGGTGGCGGGCGACGAAGAACTGTGGCGTCGGACAGATATATATTatgagacagaaaccagagcgggatcgaccctctctgataccaacttaagattgaaactgtaaaataattctagaggacttaatagggtaatcctaaacacaatataatcatgataaatacccttgacacactataatgatgataaaataggataaatatcctaacagttTTATATATTTGGTGCCTTCAAaccttttatatattaatataaaaattttgacacccaaaaatatttgttgaagaTCTATTGCCTATTTATTTTGTCAATTGGGACTCTTATTTTCTCTACATCAATTTCTTGTTCATTGTTTCTCAACTTGATAAAATGATgtcaaaatgatataaaaaatattagaaaaatgatCATTTTGATATTGGTTAGAaatatagtattatttttttatataataataataaataatttattattctttgtaTTTCGTTGAGTTAATAGAATAACAAATAGCAACACTTATTTCATGGAAGGTCTTGTATTTTTAGGACAAAGAATAATAATTCTAAATTTGATTCGTCGGTCGACCTTATGCTTAATTATTTTCctgaaatataagaaataaatttttatttaatttaatcacaCAAGTTATGAGTCCCAAATAACTAGAGAGGTATTTGGTCAGAAGAAATTTCTAATATTTAACTATAGCACCCAGACGAAAGAGAGGGACGAATTAAAAGAtaacatgtttttctttataaataaaattaaaaaaaggatGATTAATAATTGACTTTAAATACTCTAACTGAATTTTCCATAGCGTTGAACtacatcatcatcaaaacttaaCATAACACCATCAATCTCTTTCTAGttaaagtttatatattatacattttaattatttgctcactatttaaaaatagtcaatataatatcaattttaatttaattaaacttgttATCTTTACttaattgttaataattaattattttatatgcctatagtaaaattaaagttataaattattaaaaatgttacaTTATTTAAATAGTTATGATGTGAGCATTTCTCTAACTTATTTTCAAGTATCTAATCTTTGGAATAGTTCATTGCATTGACAATaactacaacaacaaaaattgagaggatatattgattaaaaagatattaatttaacaaaagtTGTTATTGTATATCtttcttttacattaattagttttggtttgtatataattattattttttatcattgatgatgttttaatttaaatatgaaaactatAGAATTACTTGATAATGTTAATACTATCAATAAAGTTCGTATCATATCATACATGACAAAGAATAATATGATACAATAattctattaatttttcattcttgTGCATTTCCAATTTACCTCCTTCTTTCCCTATCTCACCATGCACCATGATCTTGAAGTTTATATGTAGCTTCATCAAATCTGTTAGTATATTCTACAGATGAGACAGAAAATGTtaacatgttatatatatatatatatatatatcatttgttCAATAATACGATAAGATGACTgccttaaattttataatattcacTAGCAAAATAActttagaaagaaaagtaaaaagtgCTTCAATAGTTTTCTCAAATACTTATACTCTATGACAACACATTGAGTTGTGTAACATATAATCGAACAGAAAGGGAAAACTTTATCCCTTGGCTGGTAAGAtttgcaaaagaaaatatactttgatTGGAGGCAAAGTAATTTAGAAGTATAGAGAAAAGCCACGTGGACATTAGTTAAAAGCAAAAAAGTAAATGGTTGAAGCAGATTTTATCCTTAACAAAACGACACAAGGTTTATGTAATCATGTGAATGATGTGACTGTCGGGAATTATGTGGAAGCAGTTCGTGTTTTGGGCCGTCTCAGTCTCTGAAGACCCTACCTTGCATCCTCGTAAAATCCTATGGCCACTTGCCACGACCACAACAACTACCGTCACTCTTGACTTTGTTCCCTTTTGCACAACACAACCCTCTAACTTTCCCTTCTTCCGTTTTCGGCatattttaattcttctttttacccATTCTTCACTCTTTACTTGTGGTAGTTCTTTGTTAAATAGTCTATTCATATAAAGTTTAAGTGCCCTCTTCAATCAGCTGAGTCTTATTCAATCGTCATCTAGTGTCACTGATAAGGATCCCCTACATGAACCCTAATTTCCTACTGACCAACCGTTCgtttaaaagattatatttttaattagaaattaagTATAT
This window of the Vigna angularis cultivar LongXiaoDou No.4 chromosome 7, ASM1680809v1, whole genome shotgun sequence genome carries:
- the LOC108337226 gene encoding putative pentatricopeptide repeat-containing protein At1g09680; this encodes MAMALNLKIKLYHDFESLCSCVGLNLHHLPFSSLSFFPYEDHDLLCAISEAIQDSQNKHNHDYSQNPRLRRILPSLTTRHVANLITLNPLSLSPSSLLSFFNYLASRPPFRHTLHSYCTMLHFLYLHRMLPEAHSLLSFLVSRKGSNSASSLFSSIIRTMPPRHHSAGIVFDALMCAYVDSGFIPDAVECFRLVTKNKFPVPVRGCENLLRHVVRLKPLEVERSWGLYLEVLDSGYPAKIYFFNVLMHGFCKVGDVGNARLVFDEIPKRGLRPTVVSFNTLISGCCKVGNVEEGFRLKGVMESEGIYPDVFTFSALINGLCKEGRLDEGSLLFDEMRGRRLVPNGVTFTTLIDGQCKGGKVDLALKNFQMMLAEGVRPDLVTYNALLNGLCKVGDLKEARRLLDEMSASGLKPDKITFTTLIDGCCKDGEMESALEIKRRMVEEGIELDDVAFTALISGLCRDGRVHDAERMLRDMLSAGFKPDDSTYTIVIDCFCKKGDVKAGFKLLKEMQRNGHRPGVVTYNALMNGMCKQGQMKNAKMLLDAMLNLGVAPNDITYNILLDGHCKHGSSVDVDSFNSEKGLVADYATYKALLNESSNNTSKDRLKR